One Dioscorea cayenensis subsp. rotundata cultivar TDr96_F1 chromosome 19, TDr96_F1_v2_PseudoChromosome.rev07_lg8_w22 25.fasta, whole genome shotgun sequence genomic window, TAATTAGTAAAtcacattaaatattaaagaatgaaatgatcaattttgaaatttgatgatatttattatgGAAAACAATATTAACGTTCACAAAAGTTGTTTTCTCGTACAGATTAAGCAAAGATTGGtccaattttttattacattaagataaaaaaaaatcatgtgaaaaatgaattgatttgatgaaataaattataaattttttgctttgctaaaaaattttaattggttattattattattattattattttttgttattggtCTAATGTTATGACACAAAAGTATTAAGATGAAAACTAATAGTTTAAATCATTCCATAacagtattatttttatattatttatatgatgtacatttgaatttaatattgtttattaatattattcacgAGTTCGAGTGGatctcttataaaaaaaaatggtggttCATAAATTATATAGTGCACTTGGGTCCTTGACTATCCTTTTATAAGTCTTTAAATGAAAATCACTTGTTGCAtatttgtaaaaacaaaaaaaaattaatgctatTCCATGTAAAAAGGTTGATGAGTACATTTTTAGGGtacattttcttgatttttatgctATTCCACACGCCCCACTCCATATCGGTAGTCACATTTTAGGGTACATTTTCAGCGTGCCGATGAGTACATCTTCTTTCAAAGTCCAAACACATTTGTAAAAAAGCGCGGGATGGACTTATAAACACGTGTCCGAATTTCATTGGCTTAAACACATGATTCTCTCCTCATATTGGTCCGATTCGACTCATCGTTGACTCGTATCGTTGACCACGACTCATAAAACGCGTTTCCCGGCCATTCCCATTCTCCCGCCAGCGCGCGAAGGTCCAGGAAATCCCATCGATCAAGAACTTCttcgaaaccctaaccctagttcTCCAGGTCCCGAGCGCTATCTCCCATGGAGCGCCGGAGGACGACGCTGCTGCTTCTTTTCCTCATCTTTCTCTTTTCCCTCTCAGTCTACTCCCTCGGCTCGTATGTCCAGTTgaatctttccttttttttcgattttttttttcttgatttttgggTTTTTCTTGGGATTCCAGGAAGAGCTACTACGATGTGTTGCAAGTGCCGAAGGGCGCGTCGGAGGATCAAATCAAGAGGTCGTACAGGAAGCTCGCTCTGAAGTATCATCCGGATAAGAACCCTGGGAACGATGAGGCGAATAGGAAGTTCGCGGAGATCAACAATGGTATTTTTCTAtcgatttttggtgttttttttcttgattttattcttGCTGAGTGGATTGAATTTGTGGGTTTAGCTTACGAGGTGTTGACGGATAAAGAGAAGAGGAGCATCTATGATAGGTCTGGAGAGGAAGGATTGAAGCAGCATGCGGCTGGTGGAGGGGGAAGGGCTGGAGGGATGAATATTCAGGACATCTTCAACAAGTAAgagtattaattattaattattacctttttaataatgtatttaTGGCTTAGAGATGGTATTCTTAAGAAATGCTCTGTAGTTGAATTAAGCAATGAAGAAACCATCTGAGATTGATTAAATGATTGTTTGTTGCCATTGCTAATGTTGATTATTTTTCCATAAATGCTGATGTTTGTGTTTGATAGATGGATGATGGATCAGTGAacatttgtgtttgtttgaataATTCTGGTTATAGGGAGGGCTTTTAACTTCTTACTGTCTCATGATTTAGAACTCTAAAATCTCATAAAGAGTGAATAGTTTCATCTGAGAGAGTTCTAGGAAGATTTGAGTGTGAGCCTTTTACTAAAGTAATGAAGGAACAAATATGTTTCCTTATTATCAAATGACCAGTGCTGTACTTCGATTTGTTTTTGGAAAGTCAGCTTGTCTAAAATTGGTATTTTCTTGAATGGATAGTGGCTTGatagtttttgtttgttattaaaaGACAGTGGCTTTTTATTCCTAGTTTCTTTGGTGGCGGTGGTAGAgcagaggaggaagaagacaaaATTCCACAAGGtgatgatttaattgttgaGTTGCATGCTTCATTAGAAGATCTTTACATGGGTGGTTCATTGAAGGTatagtgttttgtttttctcttgttgCAAATACCTGCcgaattttagatttttctctcattacatTTTTAAGCATTCTTCTGCTGCTTCAGAATTAGGTTGTCCTGTCTTAACTTTAatcatttatttgttaaatatattgaaaaatgtTCTTTGATTATAacctaaaaagaaaactaaacttGGGTACCTACAAATTGACAGTGAACTTATTTATGTGCCATATGCATCCACTAATTGTGCATcttgatattataatttgtcTTCTAGGTATGGAGGGAAAAGAATGTCATAAAACCAGCTCCTGGCAAGAGGCGGTGTAACTGTAGAAATGAAGTCTACCATAGACAAGTCGCACCAGGAATGTTTCAGCAAATGACTGAACAGGTACTCTCAGCTTTTTTGTAGTTTCTGTATATTGACAAAGTCAAAAAAGGATAAACAAGAAAGGAAGAATGAAAGCAAGGTGTGTCTAAATGAAATTTTAAGTTCATGATGATTGATCACTCATTATTTCAGGTATGTGATCAATGCCAAAATGTCAAGTATGAAAGAGAAGGGTATTTCATCACTGTTGATATCGAGAAAGGAATGCTAGATGGACAGGTAGAGATTACCTTTGTTCTCCATTTTGGTCCTCATGGCTATGCTCCTAATTATGTAAAGCAAATAAAGTGTTAATGCACTGATTTCATGCTAAGCGATGTTTTTTCGGAATATTtcaacttttatttttcaagcaatgattgcacatatatatatatatatatatatttaaaaaaaaaggtggataaaccactgatttattgaaaagaaagacGACAGTACAAAGTGGGAGatcctctcaccagaagtgagggggTACAAAATGATTGCACATATTCACTCATTTGCTTTGCTCATCTCAATCTTCTTTATTTGGGTTCTGATTCTATACTAACATCACCTTGGCCTTTCATAGGAGGTGGTATTTTACGAGGATGGTGAACCTATTATTGATGGAGAAGCTGGAGATTTGAAGGTTACCCCTTCATAGAGTAGAAGGATTCTTGTGCAAGATTCTTTTGTTGTTAGCCTGTTATCTCTCATTTTAACTTCTGAAATCAGCTACTATATCTGAACAGTTCAGGATCCAAACTGCACCTCATGACCGCTTCAGAAGAGAAGGCAATGACTTACATACAACAGTTACAATTTCACTGGTAAATTTCCAGCTTAGCTTTCTTTGAAGAAATCTTTATGCTACACCTAGTCAGTTTTTATTCCTCCTTGAAATTGGGAACCTGTATTGAGATTTTGTCTGATGTCCTTAAACGTCAAATAAAGTTATAAGAGCTAGAACAGCAATTGCCTTAAGTTTTCCTACAGTAGGCCATCCTTGAACACATTTACAATCCAAAAATGACATCAGTTTCTACATTATTTGAAGGGTCAGCGCATACCATGTGACTATAATCAAGTTGTTTTAATACAGCAAACAATTTAGTTGAGCAGCTCCGGAGATGTCAGATGTGAGTTGTGTCATTTACTGGAGTGACACATCACAGTAGTCTGTTGGTGGTGGATGGCATAGTGAACTATGGAACTTCTAGTACGCCACCTGAAAGTGGTCCATTGGTGGTTGAACCGGCCTGCATAACcacccacccacccacccacCATGAACAAAATATGGCATTGGCAGTACGTCACCTGAAATTACTGTGTTGGTAGCATCATGAGCCATATGACACCCACCACACATGAAAGTATTGCATTCGTTACCCACGTAGGAACAATAGTTCATCTTATGATGGTCCCTTTTTCCCTAGtatgataaatttttctcttacatttttttttccaacctgGTGTTTCTCATatgctttaatttcatttttcttcattctttagaTGAAGTGGCATCATgattgagtaaaaaaaaataaaaataaaaatcttaaatggTGTCTTTATGGCGTTATCTGTTTTTGTCTTACTCTTGCTCTTTTGCCAGATCCAAGCTCTGGTTGGTTTTGAGAAAACCATCCAGCACCTTGATGAACATGTGGTTGAAATTGGCAGTAAGGTTAGTAGTAGTAGGAGTATAACAAGCATCTGAAAATGGCTCTTACATTGAACTCTGCCATTCCAATGTATCATCAGGGAATAACTAAACCCAAAGAAGTGAGGAAGTTCAGAGGTGAAGGGATGCCACTGCATTTGAGTAACAAGAAAGGAGATGTCTATGTCACGTACGAAGTTTTGTTCCCCAAGTCGCTGACTGGAGATCAGAAGACCAAGCTCAACACAGTTCTTTCTTGAAGATTCAACCTTTCCCTCCATTTATAATTTACAAGATCAGCTGTTTAAGTTTCACGCTAAaacccaattatatatatattaaagatgtAA contains:
- the LOC120249592 gene encoding dnaJ protein ERDJ3B-like, with protein sequence MERRRTTLLLLFLIFLFSLSVYSLGSKSYYDVLQVPKGASEDQIKRSYRKLALKYHPDKNPGNDEANRKFAEINNAYEVLTDKEKRSIYDRSGEEGLKQHAAGGGGRAGGMNIQDIFNNFFGGGGRAEEEEDKIPQGDDLIVELHASLEDLYMGGSLKVWREKNVIKPAPGKRRCNCRNEVYHRQVAPGMFQQMTEQVCDQCQNVKYEREGYFITVDIEKGMLDGQEVVFYEDGEPIIDGEAGDLKFRIQTAPHDRFRREGNDLHTTVTISLIQALVGFEKTIQHLDEHVVEIGSKGITKPKEVRKFRGEGMPLHLSNKKGDVYVTYEVLFPKSLTGDQKTKLNTVLS